In Rhodanobacter denitrificans, the sequence TAGAGCGAAAAACGCCACACCTGCAGGTTGCGAAGCGGCATCATCTGTTCGCGGAACGACATTGGCTTGGTGCCGGACTTGCGCCGCTGCGCCAGCGAAGGGTCCTCCTGACTGAACAGGTAGAACAGCGCGGCGGTCAGCGCCAGAGCGATCGCCCAGATCTTGCTGACCAGGATCCAGCCCGAGGCAACCATCACCATCGGTGCCAGCAGCTTGGTGACCGCGGCGCCGACGTTGCCCGCACCGAAGATACCCAGCGCCGTGCCCTGCCGGTTCGTCGGGAACCACTTCGACACGTAGGCCACCCCGACCGAGAACGCGCCGCCGGCAATGCCGACGAATAGCGCGGCGACCAGAAACTGTGGATAGGTGTGCGCGTAGCCCAGCATCCAGGTGGCCATGGCCGCGCACAGCATCACCGCGGCGAACACGCGGCGACCGCCGTACTGGTCGGCCCAGATGCCGAGCAGCAGGCGGATCAGCGATCCGGTGAGGATCGGCGTGGCGATCAGCAGGCCGAACTGGGTTTCATTGAGGCCGAGTTGCTGCTTGATCTGGATGCCGATGATGGAAAATATCGTCCACACCGCGAAACACACGGTGAAGGCGAAGGTGCTGAGCCACATGGCGCGCTGCTGCTCGCCACGGGACACGATGTTCGGCTCATGCATGCTGGTGCATCCGGTAGATGTGAGGCGTTGAGGGCCGGTCCACGGGAAGGCCGGCTGTCGTCGTCGCGGAAACGTGCGACCGGCGCATCAGGCGCTGGCCAGTGCCTCGATCGCATCCAGGCCGCGCACCGGGTAACGCTCCTGCAAGCCGAGCAGGTAGCGCTGCAGCTCGCGTTGACGCACCTGCAATTCCAGATAGTCGGAAATCCGCTCCCGGACCGCGTCGAACGCCTGCTCGGCGCCGGGCCGGATGCCATCGACGCTGACCACGTGGTAGCCCCAGCGCGACTCGACCGGGAACGCCGCCAGACCCTCGCGCAGGCGGAACACCTGGCGATCGAATTCGGGCGTGGCCTGGCCCCGCTGCAACCAGCCGAGTTCGCCGCCCTGCGTCTTCGACGGGCAGTCGGAATGGCGCATCGCGAAATCGGCAAACAGCACGGGGTTGATCTTCAGCTCGGCAATCAGGCGCTCGGCCTCGGTACGGGCACGAATGCGGCCAGTGACGTCGTCGGCCGCCGCACCCAGCAGGATGTGCCGCACGCGGATCAAATCGGGCGCGCGGAACAGCTGGCGGTTCTGCTCGTAGTAGCGCCGGCAATCCTCTTCCGCAGGCACGCGATCCTCGATTTCGCGTTCCAGCAGCACGCGGATGCCGGCCTCCTCCGCGGTTTCCTGGCTGCCGGCCGGCATCTGGTCGGCCAGGCCGAGCCGCTGCACTTCGCGGCGCAACAGCTCGCGCACCACCAGCGCGCGGGCTGCAGCGGCGCGGGAGTGCGCCGGGGTCGGTGCACGATGGTGCTGCATCTCCTGCGCGATCTCGGCTTCACTGATTGCCTGCTCGGCCACGAACAGGTAGCACGGCGCCGGCTGGCCCAGTGTGCGCGGGCCCTCGCCCTTGCTGTCGTGCCGATGCTCGTGCGCCTCCTGCGTCACCGGCTTGGCCGAATCGATGATGGTCAGCGGGATGCCTCGCGCACCGGCTTTGCCCAGCGTCATGCTCAGTCCCTCGCTCCGTAGCGCAACGTCGCCTGGCGCCGGCGCACCACCTGGTAGGGCCGCCACAGGTAGCTGACCGGGATGCTCCATACGTGCACCAGCCGCGTGAACGGCGCCACCAGGAACAGCGTCATGCCGAGGAAGATGTGCGCCTTGTAGACCCAGTCCACGCCGATCACGTAACTTGCCGCGCCCCAGCGGAAGGTGACGATGTGCTGCGCCCACTCGGCCAGCGCGATCATCACGCTGCCGTCCA encodes:
- a CDS encoding MFS transporter; translation: MHEPNIVSRGEQQRAMWLSTFAFTVCFAVWTIFSIIGIQIKQQLGLNETQFGLLIATPILTGSLIRLLLGIWADQYGGRRVFAAVMLCAAMATWMLGYAHTYPQFLVAALFVGIAGGAFSVGVAYVSKWFPTNRQGTALGIFGAGNVGAAVTKLLAPMVMVASGWILVSKIWAIALALTAALFYLFSQEDPSLAQRRKSGTKPMSFREQMMPLRNLQVWRFSLYYFFVFGGFVALALWLPHFLTGVYKLDVRTAGILGACYSIPASLFRIVGGVLSDRIGARKVMYWTFGVSAICTFLLAYPDTHYVVKGITGDISLHLAIGVVPFTVLVFVLGFFMSLGKAAVYKHIPVYYPRHVGSVGGVVGMIGGLGGFILPIAFGVLNDVVGVWTSCFMLLFVLVAASLAWMHFAIRRMERRHFPQIGGETDLPEVMDAVALSRDR
- a CDS encoding peptidylprolyl isomerase; amino-acid sequence: MTLGKAGARGIPLTIIDSAKPVTQEAHEHRHDSKGEGPRTLGQPAPCYLFVAEQAISEAEIAQEMQHHRAPTPAHSRAAAARALVVRELLRREVQRLGLADQMPAGSQETAEEAGIRVLLEREIEDRVPAEEDCRRYYEQNRQLFRAPDLIRVRHILLGAAADDVTGRIRARTEAERLIAELKINPVLFADFAMRHSDCPSKTQGGELGWLQRGQATPEFDRQVFRLREGLAAFPVESRWGYHVVSVDGIRPGAEQAFDAVRERISDYLELQVRQRELQRYLLGLQERYPVRGLDAIEALASA